Proteins encoded together in one Bactrocera neohumeralis isolate Rockhampton chromosome 4, APGP_CSIRO_Bneo_wtdbg2-racon-allhic-juicebox.fasta_v2, whole genome shotgun sequence window:
- the LOC126757031 gene encoding inactive pancreatic lipase-related protein 1, whose amino-acid sequence MLPATSTLCGIFSILIAGSPIFYSAAPRGVCSNCCAIRERKDIKFLLYTNKNLQNPQNLYLSDERRLSESNFDLQQPLAFYIHGFSESATGDNQSSQQLKDAFLKAGNYNVILVDWSPMTVMPWYTNAVENLPVAARFIARFLRFLVANGYQTRLIHLIGFSLGAEVAGFVGKQLLEWGVVLPRITGLDPPLPLFEPNSGNRHLTHTDARFVDVIHTDGGILGNPDAMGHADFYPNGGRALQPGCARQEIANNRWLNIIIGCSHQRAWEYFVESINKPYAFPVDKCEPTNEFGRCKEGNSGAYMGMAADRRLRGKFFLDTNDAPPFGRNAEALAPTSHSTTTTATRVEFSALPLLPAVEKINGTRGYDGNTLRETRHTKAATTRISTVVNAPTTRVTKATARATKTSRSELATTQTKATRV is encoded by the exons CTGGTTCGCCAATATTCTATAGCGCTGCGCCGCGTGGTGTCTGCTCCAATTGCTGTGCGATACGTGAACGGaaggatattaaatttttactctaCACAAA caaaaatttgcaaaatccaCAAAATCTCTACCTGTCCGATGAGCGACGCTTGTCCGAAAGTAATTTCGATTTACAACAGCCATTGGCATTCTACATACATGGCTTCTCGGAGTCGGCCACCGGCGACAATCAGAGCAGTCAACAGTTAAAAGACG CCTTTTTGAAAGCGGGCAATTACAATGTCATCCTCGTCGATTGGAGTCCCATGACAGTGATGCCTTGGTACACGAACGCTGTTGAAAATCTGCCGGTGGCGGCGCGCTTCATCGCACGTTTTTTGCGTTTTCTCGTCGCTAACGGCTATCAAACGCGGCTCATTCATTTGATTGGTTTCAGTTTGGGCGCCGAGGTGGCGGGCTTTGTCGGCAAGCAGCTGCTGGAGTGGGGCGTCGTATTGCCAAGGATAACCG GTCTTGATCCACCATTACCACTCTTCGAACCAAATAGCGGCAACCGTCACTTAACCCACACCGATGCGCGTTTTGTCGATGTTATACACACTGATGGCGGTATACTCGGCAATCCGGACGCTATGGGTCATGCCGACTTTTATCCCAACGGCGGTAGAGCATTGCAGCCGGGTTGTGCTCGCCAAGAGATAGCGAATAATCGCTGGTTGAACATAATTA TTGGTTGCAGTCACCAGCGCGCTTGGGAGTATTTTGTTGAGTCCATAAATAAGCCATATGCCTTTCCGGTGGACAAATGTGAGCCCACAAATGAATTTGGTAGGTGCAAAGAAGGCAATAGCGGGGCTTATATGGGCATGGCAGCTGATCGGAG ACTGCGTGGTAAATTCTTCTTGGACACAAATGATGCGCCACCCTTTGGACGTAATGCCGAAGCGTTAGCCCCAACATCCCACagcaccacaacaacagcaacaagagtCGAGTTCTCGGCGTTGCCGTTGTTGCCAGCTGTCGAGAAAATTAATGGCACTCGAGGCTATGACGGCAATACCTTGAGGGAAACAAGGCATACAAAAGCGGCGACGACAAGAATATCAACAGTGGTGAATGCGCCAACAACAAGAGTTACAAAAGCAACAGCTAGAGCAACGAAAACGTCGAGAAGCGAACTAGCAACAACACAAACGAAAGCAACAAgagtttaa